The Antarcticibacterium flavum genome contains the following window.
TAAGAAATACATTCACAAGTCCGTATTTTTCGAAAATCTCCCTGTAATTTTCTGAAAATACATCTACCGGAAGGTCGGGAATGATCAATCCATCTATTCCTGCTTCATTGCATTGTTTGCAAAACCTTTCCACACCATACTGAAGAATAGGGTTAAAATAACCCATGATCAACAATGGAATTGAAACAGTTTCTCTTATTCCTTTTAGCTGCTCAAAAAGTTTTTTAGTGGTCATTCCGGCTCTTAGGGCAGCTGTGGAGCTTTCCTGTATAGTAGGGCCATCTGCCAGGGGGTCGCTAAAAGGCAGGCCTATCTCTATCATATCTACCCCGCTTTTCTCCAGTTCCTGAATAATTGGAACGGTATCTTCAGGCTCCGGATACCCGGCAGTAAAATAGATGGACAGCAGCTTTTTATCTTCTTTTAATTTTTTATTTATTCGGTTCATTTGATTTGTCTTTTCTGGCTTCCCTTGTAATATCAGTTGAAGAGCCTTAATTTTTTATTATTGCCGCTGCTTTTAAAGACCAAAATACTCTATATATGAGCTAAGGTCTTTGTCTCCCCTTCCCGAGAGGTTGACCACCACCACATCCTGTTCCCTGAATTTTCTGTCCTCGAAAATAGCCAGGGCGTGGGAGGTTTCAATTGCAGGGATGATCCCTTCCAGTTTTGCCAGTGCAAGCCCGGCTTTCATAGCATCATCATCTGTTACCGAAATGAATTCTGCACGGCCGCTTTTAAATAGATTGGCGTGCATAGGCCCGATCCCGGGATAATCCAGCCCTGCAGAAATGGAATAAGGCTCAGTGATCTGCCCGTCCTCTGTTTGCATTAAAAGAGTTTTACTACCGTGTATTATTCCTTCTTTACCCAGGGCAGATGTTGCAGCGCTCTCCCCGGTAAGAATGCCTTTTCCGGCTGCTTCCACGGCAATGATGCCCACCTTGGGATTATCGAGATAGTGATAGTAGATTCCGGCCGCATTACTGCCGCCACCCACACAGGCAACAACATAGTCCGGATCCTCCCTGTGCTCCTTCTCCATCAATTGTTTCCTTACCTCTTCAGAGATCACACTTTGAAATCTTGCTACCATATCTGGATAGGGATGAGGTCCTACGACAGATCCTATGATGTAATGGGTATTGACGGGATTATTGATCCAGTCCCTAATGGCTTCATTGGTAGCATCTTTTAAAGTACGACTTCCGGAAAGTGCCGGTACCACTTTTGCTCCAAGCATTTTCATCCTGGCAACATTGGGAGCCTGCCTCTTAATATCTACCTCTCCCATGTATACGATACATTCCAGCCCCATAAGTGCACATACTGTTGCTGTAGCTACACCATGCTGTCCCGCACCGGTTTCAGCAATGATCCTGTTCTTTCCAAGCCGTTTGGCCATGAGGATCTGGCCAATGGTATTATTCACCTTGTGAGCCCCTGTATGACAAAGGTCCTCCCGCTTTAAATAAACTTTGGTGTTGTATTTTTTGCTGAATCTTTCAGCAAAATATAACGGGGTGGGCCTGCCTACATATTCTTTTAAAAGATCATTGAATTCCCTTTGAAAAGATTCTTCCCGCATCACCTCAAGGTATTTTGACCTCAATTCTTCAACATTGGGGTATAACATCTCAGGGATATAAGCACCACCAAAATCACCATAATATCCTTTTTCGTTTACCTGATAGGTAATTGTTTCACTAGTATTCGATTTCATTTTTTTATTTTTTACGTTGCAGGGGAGGAGATTTGATTCATAAAAATTTTTAAAGTTGCACTGTTTTTTCTTCCCGGCTCAGTTTCAAAACGGCTGTTGAGGTCTACAGCATATAAAAGATGGCCCAGGCTATTTTCTTCCAAATGCTTCTTAAATTCCTTAATTCTTGAAATTTCCTCAATTCCAATACCACCACTTAGAATGAAGGGAGTGGTAGAGGGGTAGTTTCTCAAATTTTCCCAGTTAAATGTTATACCATTCCCACCTTTATTCTTTCCTTTTGTGTCAAATAGAAAGTAATCCACAATTCCCTCATAATCATTAAGGAGTTGAAAATCTATATCTTCCTTTACAGAAAACACTTTTATTACTTCTACCCCGCTTGGTAATTTTGATTTTAATTGATTACAGAAACTTCCAGATTCCTCACCGTGTAATTGTAAAGCATCTAAATGATACTGCTTTACTTTTTCGACAATAAATTCTGTTGTGGCATTTACAAAAACCCCTGTTTTTTTTATTTCAGAGGAAATTTCAGGAATTTCTCCGGTGAAATTACGCGTCGATTTTTCATAGAAGATAAACCCCATATAATCCGGTTTCAGCTTTGCAACCTCCCGAATATTTTCAGCATACTTCATCCCACATACCTTGATCTTCATTAGACTTGATTTAGATCGTTAATGAATTCTTTAGCATAAAAGCCGGGATCATTGGTCCTCATAAAATTCTCTCCAATTAGAAATCCGCGGTAACCATATTGCTTTAGATCTTTTATGACCTCTACACCACCTATCCCACTTTCAGATACTTTCACAAATTCACCCGGGATGTGTTGGGAGAGTTCCTTGCTTATATCTGTGCTTACTTCAAATGTTTTTAGATTCCTGTTATTTACACCCAACATATCTACATTGGGTACCAGGGAGCATTCGAGCTCTTCCCTATCGTGCACTTCGAGGAGAACCTCCAGGCCAAGGCTTTTAGCCAGTCCGGCATACTCCTTTAATTCTTTCCCGGTGAGTATGGCCGCGATGAGCAAAATCACATCGGCTCCATAGGCTTTGGCCTCCACGATCTGGTATGGGTCGATAATGAATTCTTTCCGCAGCAATGGCATAGAAGTGGCTGCCCTTGCGAGAAGTAGATCATCCAGTGAGCCTCCAAAATATTTGGCATCGGTTAATACCGACATACCACAAGCGCCGGCCTGCTCGTAACCTGAAGCCACATCCTGCACATTGAGAGACTGGTTAATAACCTCTTTTGAAGGAGACCGTCTTTTATGCTCTGCAATGATCCCGGATGTACTGGCTTTAAGTGCAGAGGCCAAAGATGCCGTCTTCCTTTCAAATAAGGGATATTTCTCCAGGCTGGTTACAGGCATAAGTTGCTGTTTAAGCTGTACTTCCTTAAGCTTATCGGCTACTATTTTATCTAAAATGTTCATACATTAAATCTTAATTATGAGGAGTTCATTTTTTACTCAACCCTTGCAATATTCTTAAGCTTTGAAGCGCTTTGCCAGATCGCAGCACTTCCTGGGCTGTCTCAAAGCCTTCCCTGGGAGAGCAGGACGTGGCGGTGGCAATTGCCATTCCTGCATTGGCGCAAACCACATTATTTTGTGCCCTGGTTCCCTTGCCATTCAAAATATTTAGAAAAATTTCAGCTGAGTTCTCAACTGAATTTCCACCGCTAATTTCAGAGGCATTCAATTCTTCTACTCCAAAATCGGCCGCTTCCAAAATTCCTTCAGCATTATTAGAAATAGTTTTGGTAGGACCGGTAAGGGAGATCTCATCATATCCATCCAACCCATGTAAAATGGTGAATTTTTTGTTCGTGTTTTGATAAAGATAGCCATACATCCTGGCAAGTTCCAGGCTAAATACGCCCACCAGTTGTTTTTTGGGAGATGCAGGGTTGACCATAGGGCCCAGCATATTAAAAAAGGTCTTTACAGCCAGCGATTTTCTTATGGGAGCAACGTTTTTCATAGCAGGATTAAAGAGCGGTGCGTGTAAAATACATATTCCAGCTTTTTCTATACATCTTTCAAGGTGTGAAGGATCTGCACTAAATTTTATTCCCAGGTGCTCCATTACATTGGAACTTCCGCTCACTGAAGAAACACCATAATTCCCATGTTTCGCGACTTTGATGCCGGCACCTGCAGTTATGAAGGAAGCCAGTGTTGATATGTTAAAAGTGTCTTTACCATCTCCTCCTGTGCCACAAAGGTCAATTGGGTCATAGGCCTCCAGGTCAATGGAAATACACAGGTCCAGCAGGCCATCACGAAAGCCTTCCAATTCTTCTATAGTAATGCTTCGCATCATATAGACCGTTAAGAACGCGGCTATCTGGCTTTGGTTATATTCACCCCCGGCAATTTGGACGAGTGCCTCCCTGGCTTCCTCCCGGGAGATAGTTTCGTGATTTATGAGTCTGTTTAATAAGTGTTTCATTGGATGTCCTTTACAGGAGATTTTGATATTATTTAAGAAGGTTTTCTATCTTTTCTTTTTCTTCTGAAGGTTTGGAAGGTACCGGGGGAGTACCATTTACCCAGTTTTTGATCATCTTCTTCCCATCGGGTGTTAGTACAGATTCAGGATGAAACTGCACCCCTCTTACATCAAATTCCCTGTGTCTAAGCGACATTACCTGGCCTTGTTCGTCATAGGAGGTGGCCTCAAGACAGGAAGGCAAATTCCTTTCAACAACCCAGGAATGATATCTTCCCACTTCAAATTCCTTCTCAAGGCCATTATAAAGACCTTCATCTTCCACGCAAAGTTTTATTTTATGAGCAACACCGTGGAATACAGAATCCAGGTTCAGCAGCTTTCCACCAAAAACTTCTCCTATTGCCTGCTGTCCAAGGCATACCCCAAGGATGCTTTTAGTAGGGGCGTATTCTTTTACAATTTCATTTAATAGACCTGCTTCTGCAGGAATACCAGGCCCTGGGGATAGCAGGATCTTATCAAATTTGCCAACCTCCTCCAGGCTTATTTCATTGTTGCGTCTTACAGTCACCAGGCAATCTAATTCTTCAAGATAATGCACAAGATTGTATACAAACGAATCGTAATTATCGATGACCAGTACAGAAATAGGCTTTGCTGGCTTTTCTGTATGTAAATTTAATTCTGAAGTATTTTCCATTTTTTCAAATTCTTTCTAACGGGTGGTTTATATCTCTTCTGCAATTTCCAGCGCCTTTGCCAGGGCTCCAAGTTTATTATAGACTTCCTGTAATTCATCCTCTTCACGGGAGCCCGATACAATACCAGCTCCTGCCTGGTAATGTAAATGGTGGTTCTTGCTTACAAAAGACCTAATTATAATGGCGTGGTTAAAATTTCCCTCGAAATCCATAAATCCAATAGCCCCTCCATAGGCACTTCTATTCACATTTTCATATTTTTCTATGAGGGTCATTGCACTATGTTTAGGGGCTCCACTTAGTGTTCCTGCAGGGAAAGTTCCCGCCACTACCTCCATAGTTTCAACCTTATCCTTTATGTCACCTGTCACCTTACTTACCAGGTGGATCACGTGTGAAAAGAATTGTACCTCTCTGTATTTTTCTACTTTTACATTACTGCTGTGCCTGCTTAAGTCGTTTCTGGCGAGATCAACCAACATGACATGTTCAGAATTCTCTTTTTCATCTTTAGCGAGTTTCCTGGCCAGGTCGGCATCCTGCTCGTCATTGCCCGTTCGCTTAAAAGTTCCCGCAATTGGATGTATTTCTGCCTGCCCGTCCTTAACAACCAGTTGCGCTTCAGGTGAACTCCCGAAGATCTTGAAGTTGCCATAGTCAAAATAAAAGAGGTACGGGGAGGGGTTGACATTTCGTAGAGCGCGGTATACATTGAATTCATCACCCTTAAAAGCCTGGGAAAAACGTCTGGAAAGTACCAGCTGGAAAACATCTCCCCGCTGGCAGTGCTGTTTTCCAAGCTTGACATTCTGTTTGAACTCCTCATCGGTAAGATTGGACTTTGGTTCTTGTTGTCTTGAAAAGCTGTAGCTGGCAAAGTTTTTCACCTTCAGCAGCTGCTCAATTTCTTCAAGCTTATTCTCTGAATTATAATTGTGATCAAAAATGTATGCTTCATTTTTGAAATGATTTATAGCAATAATATTTTGGTATACAGCGTAATAAATATCGGGAATTTTTAGATCGCCTTCTTTCCTCTTTATTTCCACATTTTCAAAATAACGTACACCATCATAGGCTATATATCCAAAAAGGCCGTTGTTGATAAATTTAAATTTGGAATTCTCTGCCTGGAATTTTTTTGAGAATTGCTCTATTTTACCGGGAACATTTACTTCAGGATTAAGCTTCTCTGTATACTTTTTCCCATCGGGAAAGGTTTCTGTGACCTGGTCGTTCTCAATCTTTATAGAGGCGATTGGATTACAGCATATATAAGAGAAACTATTGTCGCTTGCATGATAATCACTACTTTCCAGTAAGAGGCTGTTAGGATATTTATCCCTAATTTTTAAATAGATACTTACAGGGGTAATAGTATCTGCCAGCAATTTTTTATAAGTTGTCTTTAATTTATACATAGCTTCCAAATAGTTAAAACAAAAAAGGCTTGTCGTGAGACAAGCCTTTTGTATATGAGATCATACTATAGCAGTGTTACTTCACGACGTGTTGACGTAAATTATTCCACCACCAGGTATGTACATTCTGAATTTTCATTAGGCCAAATATAAACAGGTTATTTGAACTGGCAAAAGTTTTTCTTGATCTGTAGCAGTAAATAATTAAATATGTTTTGGATCCCTCCATTTGAGGGGGTATATTTTCCCCTTTAAGGTGATATAAAGAAAAATTTGACAAAAGGTCTATGTATTTGGATATGAAAATAAGGAGTAGGGTGCTGGATCCATCAACAATAAAAATATAATCAACCAGGATGAAGGTTTGTAAGCTTTCTCTTATATTTACGTTTTATTTTTTATCACCAAACAAAATAAAATATCATGAAAAATCTTACGCAGGAACAATGGAAGGAAAGTCTGGAAAAAGATGATAATGCACAAATCCTTGATGTGAGGACAGAGGAAGAATATATTGAAGGATATATTCCCAATTCAAAAAATATTGATATATATAAAGGCCAGGGATTTATCGATGAGATAAATCAACTTGATAAGTCTAAGAATTATTATGTTTATTGCAGGTCTGGAGCGAGGAGTGCGCAGGCATGTGCTCTTATGAACCAGCAGGGTATTGAGAACGCCTATAATTTAATGGGTGGAATTACAGAGTGGGAAGGGGAAGTAAATCATCAATAATATGGGGTACAAACTATTACTACTGGCTATATTGGCTACCCTGGTATACTCCTGTAAAGACGCTTCTGCCAAAGAAATTGAAATAATCACTGCGGCAGAAATGCAAACTCATATGAAATATGATAATTTACAGGTAGTGGACTTGCAGCCGGAAGAAGATTATAAAAAATCTCACCTTTTGAACGCCCATAATATAATTTATAACAAGGATTTTCGCCATAACCTTGAAAATCTGGATAAGAAAAAGCCCGTTGCCATCTATTGCACCTCAGGCAAAGTAAGCCCCGAAGCGGCAAAAATTCTTAAAGAAGCCGGCTTTGAACATATCTACGTTCTGGATGGTGGGATTTCAAAATGGAAAGAAGAAATAGACAAGGTTGAATCTGTGCAATAAAGCAGAAGCAAGCCTATTCGAAGTGTTAAAATTAATTAACCCGCAACGTTGTTTGCGGGTTTTTTTTGCAATTAACAGGTCACTCATCTCATTTTTAACATTTCCCTTCCTTTTTTTCTGAAAGAGTTAATTTTTTTTTAAAAAGTTTAACATTCGATGACAGTGCGCAGCAGCCGTGAGTTTGAAAGCTATTTCCTACTTTTTTTGCCAATCAACATTGCGATGATTAAGAAGTTTAATTTGATTTACTGAACATTAAGTTTAGTTTTGGGATAACCATTAATCAATTATTAACCAAAACTTAATTATTTTATGAAGTTAAAATTAAACTTACGTTTATTTGCAACTGCAGTTGTTGCATCTGCCTTTTTATTCTCCTGTTCTCAGGAAGAACAGGCCCCTGTCGAAGAAGCCGTCTTTACAGAACTGGATTCCAATTTTGATTCCAAATTGATCGAAAACCAGTACATCGTTGTTTACCGCAGCGGTGCTGTTGAAGATTTTGGGGCAAAATATCCCGACAATTATTCCAAAGCACAGGAAGCTATGGCCACTCAAACAAAGATGATCCTTGCCGATGCTAAGATTAGTGATGCAGAGATCGTGAATGTTTACAGTAGAACTTTAAATGGTGCTACTTTGAAGTTAACAAAAGAACAAGTAGAGGTTCTTAGGAAGAAAAAAGAAGTTGCTTATGTTGAGCAGGACAGGATCGTAACCTTCGCTCCACCTTGTGGTACTCCAAATGGTGGCCCTTGTGATGAGCCAGATCCTACAGACCCTACAGATCCCGGTGATGGTGGAACTTCCAACCAGGATACTCCATATGGTATCACCCGTGTGAATGGAGTTTCCGGTTACGCCGGTAACGGTGTTGCCTGGATCGTGGACAGTGGTATTGATCTTGATCATCCAGACCTTAACGTTGATGCATCCCGTGCTTTTAATGCTTTTACTTCCGGAAGGGATGGAAAATCTGCCGATGATGGTAATGGACATGGTACACACGTGGCAGGTACAGTGGCTGCTTTAAACAATGACATAGGAGTGATAGGTGTTGCACCTGGAGCTACAGTTATTCCTGTAAAGGTTCTTGACAGCCGTGGAAGCGGGTCTTACTCCGGTGTTATTGCAGGAGTAGACTGGGTAGGAGCTAACGGGAAAGCAGGAGACGTTGCCAATATGAGTCTTGGTGGTCCAGTTTCCCAGGCCCTTGATGACGCAGTTGTAGCCGCTTCTAATAAAGGTATATGGTTTGCACTTGCAGCCGGAAATGAGAGCAATGACGCCAATAACAGTTCTCCTGCACGAGCAAACGGAGCTTATATCGTAACTATTTCAGCAATGGATGTTAATGATAACTGGGCTTCTTTCTCTAATTATGGTAACCCACCTGTAGATTATGCTGCACCTGGAGTAGCTGTTAAATCAACCTGGAAAGATGGTGGTTATAACACAATAAGCGGGACGTCAATGGCCTCACCTCACGCTGCCGGTGTTCTTCTTCTTGGAGCTGCCAGCACAGATGGTACAGTGAATAATGACCCAGATGGAAATGCAGATCCAATTATCGTACATTAAAAGTATATAATGCAGATGAATTTTTTAAAGGCTGCCCACGGGCGGCCTTTTCTTTTATCCTGAAAGCTGTGGCAGATTATACTTTTTTTCTTATCTCTGCGTTAAATGCTAAGAAAACGGGTGGGAATTATTTTTTAAAATAATATATTTACCCCCCAACATAAGAACTGAAACAACCCCACTTTATGAATAGACTTTTTATAATTGTACTCCTATGTCTTGGTAGTTTCCCATATACATCCCAGGCGCAGGAATTTAAATTCGGAGTAAAAGGAGGAGTTAATAAAACATTTGGAGGCCAGCTTACAGGAATTGCATCTACGGCACAATACACTGGCGATACCTTCAATGCTGAAGGGGAAATAGGTTTTCACGGAGGGCTCTGGACCCAACTGTCATTTGGAAGATTCTTTATTAGGCCAGAGGTGGTATACTCAAAACTGGAATCCAGGTTTGACTTCCCACGCAGGCCTGCGATCTATGCTGTCGATGAATTAAGTGTTCCTTTCCTTGTCGGTTTCAACATTTGGGGTCCTTTGGATGTCTATGCCGGGCCCGCTTATAAAAAGGTAATTGAATCCAGTCTTGAAGGCACCGAGCCGCCAGATCAAAGTATTGTTGTTCAAAATTTCCCTCTCTCTGCCCAGGCAGGGGTTAAAGTGGAATTTGGCAGCTTTGGCCTTGATGTGAGGTACGATCATTCCCTTGCTACTGCTGAAAATCAACAGGTAGACATTGTGAATAGTGTTTACGGGGTTAATCTTGCTAATTTTGAAGATGCAAGGCTTCACCAGGTCATAGTAAGCCTTACGATCAAATTGTGGGACAGCGCGAATAAAGATAAAAGAAGAAGAGGCGGCCGTGGCTGTTACTTCTAAAGAAAAATTATATCTCATAAAGAGCCGGCAATTCCGGCTCTTTTTTATTGCACCCTGTGGCATCTGTACTGCTAAAATTTTTCTTACACTATCGTTCCATTAAAATATGTGAAATTTTCCTAAAACCTTTATTTTTATAGTCAGGGGATATTTCAACCTCAACATGGGGGTGGTTTTGGATCTAAATAGTTTAGGAAAAATTGAGCTCTTCAAAAGAGGGTAAATAGCTATTTTCCAAACACTTATGTTTTAGTCCAGGTTCTATATTCTAGTAGCGGTCTAGCTCTTTCATCCCACAACGATAAGTCTTGTTGTGAAAATTTAATCTTTACGGTATTTATCGTTTAAGCCTTTCCCTTCCCTTATCAATGGGATTATTTTCTCCAATCTTGACTTTTTTGTCTCTGCCCTTTTTGCTTCAGATATATAAGATATATATTCTCTCTGCTTCCCCACAGGAAGGGAGGTAAAGAGACCTTCCAAATCTTGTTGGCTCCTAAAAATTTCCAGAAATTCCGGGATAATAATTAGCTTTTTAATAGTTGCCTTAGGTGGTATAATGCCCCTATCAAGAATTTCAACCATTTCCTGGATATAGGGACCTAAAAGTTTTAAATCTGGCTCACTTTGAGAATTAAACCTTATTTGTCTGAGAGTTTGGGTTTTTCCCTCCTGGGCATTGTGCAAAAGCTGAGTGTTCTCCTGCAATAAAGATCCCTGGAAAAACCAGAGGGCATAATGATTCTTAAATCCCGCCAGCCCAATAAGATTTTTTCCTTTGTAGGTATACACCGGGGCACCCCATTTGATGGTTTCCTTTAAAGGGAAAGTGTTTAATAGGTTCCTTAGCTTTTCAAGTTGGCTGCTCCACTCTGGATGAGCTTCCAAATATTCCTCAACGCTTGTTATTTTCGCCATAGTCCAGGTCTTTATATTTCTCTGCTGTGAGTTCTGCAATTTTCACAATAACCGCTACAGCCTTTTGCATACTTTCAACAGGTATATATTCATACCTGCCGTGAAAGTTATGGCCTCCTGCAAAAATATTGGGACAGGGTAAGCCCATGTAACTAAGCTGGGAGCCATCTGTGCCGCCTCTTATAGGTTTGATGATAGGTTCAACATCTACCTGCTTCATAGCCTCCTCAGCAATATCCACAATATGCATTAAAGGTTCTACCTTCTCCCTCATATTAAAGTATTGATTCTTAATCTCTATATTTATTATTTCATCCTCAAATTGTGAATTGATCTCTAACGCAAGTTTTTGAAGGACCTCCTTTCTTGCTTCAAAGTGATCTTTGTCATGGTCTCTAATTATATATTTGAGGGTTGTCCTTTCCACATTCCCCTTAATATCCGTAAGATGGAAAAACCCCTGTCTGTTCTCGGTGTGTTCCGGGGTTTCCAGCCTTGGAAGGGATGTTATGAAATCCTGGGCGATATACATGCTGTTCACCATTTTTCCTTTGGCGTATCCCGGATGTACGCTCTTGCCTTTTATGGTGATGGTAGCGCCTGCTGCATTAAAATTTTCAAATTCAAGTTCTCCCACCTGGCTGCCATCCATAGTATATGCCCATTGTGCTCCAAATTTGTCAACATTGAATTTATGGGCCCCTCTGCCTATTTCCTCATCTGGGGTAAAACCTACCCGTATTTCTCCATGAGGTATATGAGGATTGTTGATCAAATATTCCATAGCCGATACGATCTCGGTTATGCCGGCCTTATCATCGGCTCCCAGTAAAGTGGTGCCATCTGTGGTGATAAGGGTTTGTCCTTTATATTGATGAAGGTCCTCAAAATAATTTGGGGAGAGAATAATATTTTGTTCCCGGTTAAGAATTATATCCTTTCCATCATAATCTTCAATGATCTGCGGATTTACATTTTCTCCTGAAAAATCCGGGGAGGTATCAAAGTGGCTTATAAATCCTATAACCGGTACATTATGAGCTATATTGGCGGGTAAGGTGGCCATGATGTAAGCATTTTCATCTATTTCTA
Protein-coding sequences here:
- the trpA gene encoding tryptophan synthase subunit alpha, giving the protein MNRINKKLKEDKKLLSIYFTAGYPEPEDTVPIIQELEKSGVDMIEIGLPFSDPLADGPTIQESSTAALRAGMTTKKLFEQLKGIRETVSIPLLIMGYFNPILQYGVERFCKQCNEAGIDGLIIPDLPVDVFSENYREIFEKYGLVNVFLITPQTSAERVRYIDSVSNGFIYMVSSASVTGGTTGFGEETKDYFERIAGMNLKNSQVVGFGISDNETFLQATQFAKGAIIGSAFIKHLTKEGTHKISQFVKSIR
- the trpB gene encoding tryptophan synthase subunit beta, which gives rise to MTYQVNEKGYYGDFGGAYIPEMLYPNVEELRSKYLEVMREESFQREFNDLLKEYVGRPTPLYFAERFSKKYNTKVYLKREDLCHTGAHKVNNTIGQILMAKRLGKNRIIAETGAGQHGVATATVCALMGLECIVYMGEVDIKRQAPNVARMKMLGAKVVPALSGSRTLKDATNEAIRDWINNPVNTHYIIGSVVGPHPYPDMVARFQSVISEEVRKQLMEKEHREDPDYVVACVGGGSNAAGIYYHYLDNPKVGIIAVEAAGKGILTGESAATSALGKEGIIHGSKTLLMQTEDGQITEPYSISAGLDYPGIGPMHANLFKSGRAEFISVTDDDAMKAGLALAKLEGIIPAIETSHALAIFEDRKFREQDVVVVNLSGRGDKDLSSYIEYFGL
- a CDS encoding phosphoribosylanthranilate isomerase, with amino-acid sequence MKIKVCGMKYAENIREVAKLKPDYMGFIFYEKSTRNFTGEIPEISSEIKKTGVFVNATTEFIVEKVKQYHLDALQLHGEESGSFCNQLKSKLPSGVEVIKVFSVKEDIDFQLLNDYEGIVDYFLFDTKGKNKGGNGITFNWENLRNYPSTTPFILSGGIGIEEISRIKEFKKHLEENSLGHLLYAVDLNSRFETEPGRKNSATLKIFMNQISSPAT
- the trpC gene encoding indole-3-glycerol phosphate synthase TrpC; translation: MNILDKIVADKLKEVQLKQQLMPVTSLEKYPLFERKTASLASALKASTSGIIAEHKRRSPSKEVINQSLNVQDVASGYEQAGACGMSVLTDAKYFGGSLDDLLLARAATSMPLLRKEFIIDPYQIVEAKAYGADVILLIAAILTGKELKEYAGLAKSLGLEVLLEVHDREELECSLVPNVDMLGVNNRNLKTFEVSTDISKELSQHIPGEFVKVSESGIGGVEVIKDLKQYGYRGFLIGENFMRTNDPGFYAKEFINDLNQV
- the trpD gene encoding anthranilate phosphoribosyltransferase; translated protein: MKHLLNRLINHETISREEAREALVQIAGGEYNQSQIAAFLTVYMMRSITIEELEGFRDGLLDLCISIDLEAYDPIDLCGTGGDGKDTFNISTLASFITAGAGIKVAKHGNYGVSSVSGSSNVMEHLGIKFSADPSHLERCIEKAGICILHAPLFNPAMKNVAPIRKSLAVKTFFNMLGPMVNPASPKKQLVGVFSLELARMYGYLYQNTNKKFTILHGLDGYDEISLTGPTKTISNNAEGILEAADFGVEELNASEISGGNSVENSAEIFLNILNGKGTRAQNNVVCANAGMAIATATSCSPREGFETAQEVLRSGKALQSLRILQGLSKK
- a CDS encoding anthranilate synthase component II is translated as MENTSELNLHTEKPAKPISVLVIDNYDSFVYNLVHYLEELDCLVTVRRNNEISLEEVGKFDKILLSPGPGIPAEAGLLNEIVKEYAPTKSILGVCLGQQAIGEVFGGKLLNLDSVFHGVAHKIKLCVEDEGLYNGLEKEFEVGRYHSWVVERNLPSCLEATSYDEQGQVMSLRHREFDVRGVQFHPESVLTPDGKKMIKNWVNGTPPVPSKPSEEKEKIENLLK
- a CDS encoding anthranilate synthase component I family protein; translation: MYKLKTTYKKLLADTITPVSIYLKIRDKYPNSLLLESSDYHASDNSFSYICCNPIASIKIENDQVTETFPDGKKYTEKLNPEVNVPGKIEQFSKKFQAENSKFKFINNGLFGYIAYDGVRYFENVEIKRKEGDLKIPDIYYAVYQNIIAINHFKNEAYIFDHNYNSENKLEEIEQLLKVKNFASYSFSRQQEPKSNLTDEEFKQNVKLGKQHCQRGDVFQLVLSRRFSQAFKGDEFNVYRALRNVNPSPYLFYFDYGNFKIFGSSPEAQLVVKDGQAEIHPIAGTFKRTGNDEQDADLARKLAKDEKENSEHVMLVDLARNDLSRHSSNVKVEKYREVQFFSHVIHLVSKVTGDIKDKVETMEVVAGTFPAGTLSGAPKHSAMTLIEKYENVNRSAYGGAIGFMDFEGNFNHAIIIRSFVSKNHHLHYQAGAGIVSGSREEDELQEVYNKLGALAKALEIAEEI
- a CDS encoding rhodanese-like domain-containing protein, which gives rise to MKNLTQEQWKESLEKDDNAQILDVRTEEEYIEGYIPNSKNIDIYKGQGFIDEINQLDKSKNYYVYCRSGARSAQACALMNQQGIENAYNLMGGITEWEGEVNHQ
- a CDS encoding rhodanese-like domain-containing protein, which translates into the protein MGYKLLLLAILATLVYSCKDASAKEIEIITAAEMQTHMKYDNLQVVDLQPEEDYKKSHLLNAHNIIYNKDFRHNLENLDKKKPVAIYCTSGKVSPEAAKILKEAGFEHIYVLDGGISKWKEEIDKVESVQ
- a CDS encoding S8 family peptidase, which produces MKLKLNLRLFATAVVASAFLFSCSQEEQAPVEEAVFTELDSNFDSKLIENQYIVVYRSGAVEDFGAKYPDNYSKAQEAMATQTKMILADAKISDAEIVNVYSRTLNGATLKLTKEQVEVLRKKKEVAYVEQDRIVTFAPPCGTPNGGPCDEPDPTDPTDPGDGGTSNQDTPYGITRVNGVSGYAGNGVAWIVDSGIDLDHPDLNVDASRAFNAFTSGRDGKSADDGNGHGTHVAGTVAALNNDIGVIGVAPGATVIPVKVLDSRGSGSYSGVIAGVDWVGANGKAGDVANMSLGGPVSQALDDAVVAASNKGIWFALAAGNESNDANNSSPARANGAYIVTISAMDVNDNWASFSNYGNPPVDYAAPGVAVKSTWKDGGYNTISGTSMASPHAAGVLLLGAASTDGTVNNDPDGNADPIIVH
- a CDS encoding PorT family protein, which codes for MNRLFIIVLLCLGSFPYTSQAQEFKFGVKGGVNKTFGGQLTGIASTAQYTGDTFNAEGEIGFHGGLWTQLSFGRFFIRPEVVYSKLESRFDFPRRPAIYAVDELSVPFLVGFNIWGPLDVYAGPAYKKVIESSLEGTEPPDQSIVVQNFPLSAQAGVKVEFGSFGLDVRYDHSLATAENQQVDIVNSVYGVNLANFEDARLHQVIVSLTIKLWDSANKDKRRRGGRGCYF
- a CDS encoding YdeI/OmpD-associated family protein, whose translation is MAKITSVEEYLEAHPEWSSQLEKLRNLLNTFPLKETIKWGAPVYTYKGKNLIGLAGFKNHYALWFFQGSLLQENTQLLHNAQEGKTQTLRQIRFNSQSEPDLKLLGPYIQEMVEILDRGIIPPKATIKKLIIIPEFLEIFRSQQDLEGLFTSLPVGKQREYISYISEAKRAETKKSRLEKIIPLIREGKGLNDKYRKD